The following are encoded in a window of Alkalidesulfovibrio alkalitolerans DSM 16529 genomic DNA:
- a CDS encoding 3'-5' exonuclease produces the protein MLSIMDTAACVLPFLRRTPKHPLMAANRAAFQKVDHDQRLDECAFTVLDAEMTGLDPCSDEIVSLGAVRLEGLSIVPDKTFSRLVKPDGDVSKTSTLIHRITPSQAARAEPLDKVLPEFVEFLNGTLIVGHNVGLDMSFLNRACRRLFGAELANPCLDTMRMAKIHREEMWENYYDRFDLNVSYNLSDLAKEHSLPRFPAHDALADAMQTAYLFIFLVRKLKDGGIVTLRDLFDAGRSWRWYF, from the coding sequence ATGCTCTCGATCATGGACACCGCCGCCTGCGTGCTGCCGTTTCTGCGCAGGACGCCGAAGCATCCGCTCATGGCGGCCAACCGCGCCGCCTTCCAGAAGGTGGACCACGACCAGCGGCTGGACGAATGCGCCTTCACGGTCCTCGACGCCGAGATGACCGGACTCGATCCGTGCAGCGACGAGATCGTCTCGCTCGGCGCGGTCAGGCTCGAAGGACTGTCCATCGTCCCGGACAAGACGTTCTCGCGTCTGGTCAAGCCCGACGGCGACGTCTCCAAGACCTCGACCCTGATCCACCGCATCACCCCGTCGCAGGCCGCCAGAGCCGAGCCGCTCGACAAGGTGTTGCCCGAGTTCGTGGAGTTTCTGAACGGCACATTGATCGTGGGCCACAACGTGGGCCTGGACATGAGCTTTTTGAACCGGGCCTGCAGGCGGCTGTTCGGCGCGGAGCTTGCCAATCCCTGCCTGGATACAATGCGCATGGCCAAGATCCATCGCGAGGAGATGTGGGAGAACTATTATGACCGCTTCGATTTGAATGTCTCCTACAACCTTTCAGATCTGGCCAAGGAACACAGCCTGCCTCGCTTTCCAGCCCACGACGCCTTGGCCGACGCCATGCAAACAGCCTATCTCTTCATCTTTCTCGTGCGCAAACTGAAGGACGGAGGCATTGTGACCTTGCGCGATCTCTTCGACGCGGGACGATCCTGGCGCTGGTATTTCTGA
- a CDS encoding PAS domain S-box protein, protein MDAAHERLMRDNAELRARLNSLTDELAAAKAPRQGERDAEGGIMDRFRATLRASGDMMAFVDQDYVFQAVNDVYLKAYGRSRDEIVGRTIGELLGEAAFDDVVKACLDRCLRGEEVHDEAWFRHPAFGRTYRAVTYRPVLEEDGSVGGCIVTSRDITERKLALDALTESERRYRMLFERGAEGVMLMDREMRIHEANPRALELLAFSFSDLVGRRYHDLLHPEDIRAVPVRLDAVLSGETVRIERRLKRGTGDYMPADVSATLIGESIVQLMFVDMSERKRMEDALVRARAAAEEASRVKSDFLARISHEVRTPIAGILAMTEMAAKTTDATERARYFEMLRQSGRVLLELVDDILDLSKIEAGRLELAPRVFEVRDAILEQTAPFQHLALEKGLSLAVEIGCDVPEWGRADPARLGQIVRNLLSNAIKFTEHGGVTVSVDARPASEGRGPFEPIGHCGHILHVTVRDTGIGIPDDKQHLLYKSFSQLAPALSSVRGGTGLGLAISKQLAEKMGGNLWLESRRGEGSAFHFTILLCPAARPDDAAASAAAPVRLGDLQPLRMLLVEDNELVRIYMEDMLTEAGHCCVLATDGDRMAEACASCGLPPKDGSGSLFDVVLMDVNMPGMDGLAATRLIREAGIPGLSRDIPVIAFTAYAMQGDRDRFLAAGMNAHLPKPVSSGDLARVLAEVIGCGTGISS, encoded by the coding sequence ATGGACGCAGCCCACGAGCGGCTGATGCGCGATAACGCCGAATTGCGCGCACGGCTGAACTCGCTGACGGACGAACTCGCGGCGGCCAAGGCTCCGCGCCAGGGCGAGAGGGACGCCGAGGGCGGCATCATGGACCGGTTCCGGGCCACGCTGCGCGCCTCGGGCGACATGATGGCCTTCGTGGACCAGGACTACGTCTTTCAAGCCGTCAACGACGTCTATCTCAAGGCCTATGGCCGCTCCCGCGACGAGATCGTGGGGCGCACCATCGGCGAGCTTCTTGGCGAAGCGGCCTTCGACGACGTGGTCAAGGCCTGTCTGGACCGCTGCCTGCGCGGGGAGGAAGTCCACGACGAAGCCTGGTTCCGCCATCCCGCCTTCGGGCGCACTTACCGCGCCGTGACCTACCGCCCTGTATTGGAGGAGGATGGAAGCGTCGGCGGCTGCATCGTAACCTCACGCGACATCACGGAACGAAAACTTGCCTTGGACGCCCTGACCGAGTCCGAAAGGCGTTACCGCATGCTCTTCGAGCGCGGAGCGGAAGGCGTCATGCTCATGGACCGCGAGATGCGCATCCACGAGGCCAATCCTCGCGCCTTGGAGCTTTTGGCCTTCTCCTTCAGCGACCTTGTGGGCCGTCGCTACCACGACCTTTTGCATCCCGAGGACATACGCGCCGTGCCCGTGCGCCTGGACGCGGTGCTTTCGGGCGAGACCGTGCGCATCGAGCGACGGCTCAAGCGCGGCACCGGCGACTATATGCCCGCCGACGTCTCGGCCACGCTCATCGGCGAGAGCATCGTGCAACTCATGTTCGTGGACATGAGCGAGCGAAAGCGCATGGAGGACGCCTTGGTCCGGGCCCGCGCCGCGGCCGAGGAGGCCAGCCGCGTCAAATCGGATTTTCTGGCCCGCATCAGCCACGAGGTGCGCACGCCCATCGCGGGCATTCTGGCCATGACCGAGATGGCCGCGAAGACAACGGACGCCACGGAACGCGCCCGGTATTTCGAGATGTTGCGGCAGTCGGGCCGGGTGTTGCTCGAACTCGTGGACGACATCCTGGATCTTTCGAAGATCGAGGCGGGACGCCTGGAGCTCGCTCCCCGCGTCTTCGAGGTGCGCGACGCGATTCTGGAGCAGACCGCCCCATTCCAGCACTTGGCGCTCGAAAAGGGCCTTTCGCTGGCTGTGGAGATCGGCTGCGACGTGCCCGAATGGGGCCGGGCCGATCCCGCCCGTCTGGGGCAGATTGTACGCAACCTGCTCTCCAACGCGATCAAATTCACCGAGCATGGCGGCGTGACTGTGTCCGTGGACGCGCGCCCCGCATCGGAGGGACGCGGGCCGTTCGAGCCCATCGGCCACTGCGGCCACATCCTGCACGTGACCGTGCGCGATACCGGGATAGGCATCCCAGACGACAAGCAGCACCTGCTCTACAAGAGTTTTTCGCAGCTCGCCCCGGCGCTTTCGAGCGTGCGCGGCGGCACGGGCCTTGGCCTTGCCATCTCCAAGCAACTCGCCGAGAAGATGGGCGGCAACCTGTGGCTTGAAAGCCGTCGGGGAGAGGGCAGTGCGTTTCACTTCACCATCCTGCTCTGCCCGGCAGCGCGGCCGGATGATGCGGCCGCCTCGGCGGCGGCGCCAGTCCGCCTGGGCGATCTTCAGCCGCTTCGGATGCTCCTGGTGGAGGACAACGAACTGGTGCGGATCTATATGGAGGACATGCTCACGGAGGCCGGGCATTGTTGCGTGCTGGCCACGGACGGCGATCGGATGGCGGAGGCGTGCGCCTCGTGCGGCCTGCCGCCCAAGGACGGCAGCGGCAGTCTCTTCGACGTGGTGCTCATGGACGTCAACATGCCGGGCATGGACGGTCTGGCGGCCACGCGCCTGATCCGCGAGGCAGGTATTCCCGGCCTGTCGCGTGACATCCCGGTGATCGCGTTCACCGCCTACGCCATGCAGGGCGATCGCGACCGTTTTCTGGCCGCAGGCATGAACGCCCACCTGCCCAAGCCCGTGTCCTCCGGCGATCTCGCGCGCGTCCTGGCAGAGGTAATCGGGTGCGGGACAGGCATATCGTCCTGA